In Oscillospiraceae bacterium, one DNA window encodes the following:
- a CDS encoding substrate-binding domain-containing protein, which produces MRNYIRYAARLLPWLLVLTSCRGNGVVPTDTPAPTPTPKPPIYALIVKEKTNPYMLKMYEGFAAACEEIGAVPIFEGPSAYTANAQIEIIERLVDARSVDAIAIAANDADALEPSLQAAMAAGISVLSLDSSVNPGSRMTHIQQASPELIGRVLIQAAWSMTDGHGKVGLISSTLYATNQNLWISWMLKEIEENPLKYRDFELLPVLYGDDDPDKSTEAALSLLRTHSDLKAIITPSVVGMLAVGRVLETRSPDVVFTGLGLPSEIASFIRSGHCPWMYLWNPIDIGYLAAWSAHALHADEITGAVGDILTAGRLGQRFVTVSADGGTEILLGDPVKFDSDNIGEWELVY; this is translated from the coding sequence ATGCGAAATTACATTCGATACGCCGCGCGCCTTCTCCCCTGGTTGCTGGTTCTGACCTCCTGCCGGGGCAACGGCGTCGTACCCACGGATACCCCCGCACCTACACCGACGCCCAAACCCCCGATATATGCGCTGATCGTCAAAGAGAAAACCAACCCCTATATGTTAAAAATGTACGAGGGCTTTGCCGCGGCCTGCGAGGAAATCGGCGCCGTGCCCATTTTCGAGGGACCTAGCGCCTACACGGCAAACGCGCAGATAGAGATCATCGAACGGCTGGTCGACGCGCGTTCCGTCGACGCCATCGCCATCGCCGCCAATGACGCCGACGCGCTGGAACCCTCGCTGCAGGCGGCCATGGCAGCCGGCATCAGCGTCCTCTCCCTGGACTCCTCCGTAAACCCCGGCAGCCGGATGACACACATCCAGCAGGCGAGTCCCGAACTCATCGGCCGGGTGCTGATCCAGGCGGCCTGGAGCATGACCGACGGCCACGGGAAAGTGGGGCTCATCTCATCCACTCTCTATGCCACCAACCAAAACCTCTGGATCTCCTGGATGCTGAAAGAGATCGAGGAAAATCCTCTGAAATACCGGGATTTTGAATTGCTGCCGGTACTGTACGGTGACGACGATCCCGACAAATCGACCGAGGCCGCCCTGTCTCTCCTGCGGACGCACAGCGATCTCAAAGCCATCATCACCCCCTCCGTCGTCGGCATGCTGGCGGTGGGCCGTGTGCTGGAGACCCGCTCGCCCGATGTGGTCTTCACCGGCCTCGGGCTCCCCTCCGAGATTGCGTCGTTTATCCGGAGCGGACACTGCCCGTGGATGTATCTCTGGAATCCAATCGACATCGGATATCTGGCGGCCTGGTCGGCCCATGCGCTGCACGCCGATGAAATCACCGGGGCGGTGGGAGACATCCTGACAGCCGGCCGCCTCGGGCAGCGGTTCGTGACGGTCAGCGCGGACGGCGGCACCGAGATCCTTCTCGGAGACCCCGTCAAATTCGACAGCGACAACATCGGAGAGTGGGAACTCGTCTACTGA
- the rhaB gene encoding rhamnulokinase, whose amino-acid sequence MRYYLAVDIGASSGRHVLGYKQDGRLVFEEIHRFRNNLLRQNGMCCWDFNALFAEVLAGMRKCGEMGRVPVSVGVDTWGVDFVLLDGTGQVLGCPVSYRDTRTNGMDALVARRMSEEELYRRTGIQKQIFNTIYQLMAVKNSREEHLQKARCLLLLPDYFHFLLCGARKTEYTNATTTQLVNATRRQWDDELIAACGYPRDIFQEIVPPGTELGTLTPAVRTAVGYGCAVVAPVTHDTGSAVLAVPASGQDVLYISSGTWSLMGTERAAPDCSPQSRAHNFTNEGGYGGTYRFLKNIMGLWMLQCVGRELGGAYSFDALSEMAARETITSLVDCNDNRFLSPENMSGEIARCCAESGQAVPQTPGALAAVIYNSLAVCYGQTAQALETLTGRTFRDIHIIGGGAKDAYLNALTARRTGKTVLAGPTEATAVGNLLAQMITGGEFGGVAEARQCVSLSADLKVCRPPNSQ is encoded by the coding sequence ATGCGATATTATCTGGCCGTCGACATCGGCGCTTCCAGCGGGCGTCATGTCCTGGGATATAAACAGGACGGCCGTCTCGTGTTTGAGGAGATCCACCGCTTCCGGAACAACCTTCTGCGCCAAAACGGCATGTGCTGCTGGGATTTTAACGCCCTGTTTGCCGAGGTGCTGGCCGGCATGAGAAAATGCGGAGAGATGGGAAGAGTCCCGGTGAGTGTCGGGGTCGACACCTGGGGCGTCGATTTCGTCCTTCTCGACGGGACGGGGCAGGTGCTAGGCTGCCCCGTCAGCTACCGAGACACCCGTACAAACGGCATGGACGCGCTGGTTGCACGGCGGATGTCCGAGGAGGAACTGTACCGAAGAACCGGGATCCAAAAGCAGATCTTCAACACGATCTACCAGTTGATGGCCGTCAAAAACAGCCGGGAAGAGCACTTGCAAAAGGCGAGATGCCTGTTGCTGCTCCCCGACTATTTTCACTTTCTGCTCTGCGGCGCGCGCAAGACCGAGTACACAAACGCGACGACGACGCAGCTCGTGAACGCCACGCGGAGACAGTGGGACGACGAGCTGATCGCCGCGTGCGGGTACCCGCGGGATATCTTCCAAGAGATCGTCCCGCCCGGGACAGAACTCGGGACGCTGACGCCCGCCGTACGGACGGCGGTGGGATACGGCTGCGCGGTGGTGGCGCCTGTGACCCACGACACCGGATCGGCCGTACTGGCGGTACCCGCGTCGGGGCAAGATGTACTCTACATCAGTTCCGGGACATGGTCGCTGATGGGCACGGAGCGCGCCGCGCCGGACTGTTCGCCCCAGAGCCGGGCGCACAACTTTACAAACGAGGGCGGCTACGGAGGGACATACCGCTTCCTCAAAAATATCATGGGCCTTTGGATGCTGCAATGCGTCGGCCGGGAACTGGGCGGCGCCTACTCTTTCGACGCGCTCAGCGAGATGGCGGCTCGGGAGACGATCACATCTCTCGTCGACTGCAACGACAACCGGTTTTTGTCGCCGGAGAACATGTCGGGAGAGATCGCGCGCTGCTGTGCCGAGAGCGGGCAGGCGGTTCCTCAGACGCCGGGCGCGCTGGCCGCTGTGATCTACAACAGCCTCGCCGTCTGTTACGGGCAGACCGCGCAGGCCCTGGAGACGCTGACGGGGCGCACCTTCCGAGACATCCACATTATCGGCGGGGGCGCCAAAGACGCCTATCTAAACGCGCTCACGGCACGGCGCACGGGCAAGACGGTGCTGGCGGGCCCCACGGAGGCCACGGCCGTAGGAAACTTGCTGGCCCAAATGATCACGGGAGGGGAGTTTGGCGGCGTGGCGGAGGCCAGACAGTGCGTCAGCCTATCGGCGGACCTCAAGGTTTGCCGTCCGCCGAACTCTCAGTAG
- a CDS encoding PHP domain-containing protein, with amino-acid sequence MEKEIWPGLNAPAAAERLRAAQAAARAPAPVRTRFTNNHIHTIYSFSPYSPAAAVWKAAQAGLCTAGLMDHDTIGGAREFLAAGQSFAMPVTIGLECRTSMAGTPFGRRRTNNPDQIGISYAALHGVPHGCFDAVAAFMAPYTAARERRNRAMVPRLNAMLPEGLRLDYDKEVRPLSEADTGGSVTERHILYALSSKILEEKDPAAVVERTLHLPLGAAQRTALADARQPYRNYDLLGVLKASLVERFYLPVGEECPPVETLAVFCRAHRIVLAYPYLGDVRGSATGDKKDQNFEDEYLDELMAALPSLGFAAVTYMPSRNTARQLARVQALCRRHGLFEISGEDINQPRQSFVCEKLAEPAFAHLYEAAWALIGHEARTTKGLDDGLLAGTGDLARRVAVLGAYARALFDETSA; translated from the coding sequence ATGGAAAAGGAAATCTGGCCGGGACTGAACGCGCCCGCCGCGGCGGAGCGGCTGCGCGCCGCGCAGGCGGCGGCCCGGGCGCCGGCGCCGGTCCGCACGCGTTTTACGAACAACCACATCCACACCATCTACAGTTTTTCGCCTTATTCGCCCGCGGCGGCGGTGTGGAAGGCGGCGCAGGCCGGTCTCTGTACGGCGGGGCTCATGGACCACGACACCATCGGCGGTGCGCGGGAGTTTTTGGCGGCAGGTCAGAGCTTTGCTATGCCGGTTACCATTGGGCTTGAGTGCCGCACCAGCATGGCCGGCACACCGTTTGGCCGCCGCCGCACCAACAACCCGGATCAAATCGGCATCTCTTACGCGGCGCTGCATGGAGTTCCGCACGGCTGTTTTGACGCGGTGGCGGCCTTCATGGCGCCGTACACAGCGGCGCGGGAGCGCCGCAACCGCGCCATGGTACCGCGCCTCAATGCCATGCTGCCGGAGGGTCTTCGGCTGGACTACGACAAAGAGGTCCGGCCGCTTTCCGAGGCCGATACGGGCGGTAGTGTCACCGAGCGACATATTTTGTATGCCTTGAGTAGTAAAATATTGGAAGAAAAGGATCCTGCCGCGGTGGTGGAGCGCACGTTGCACTTGCCGCTCGGGGCCGCGCAGCGGACTGCGCTGGCCGATGCGCGGCAGCCCTATCGGAACTACGATCTGCTGGGCGTGTTGAAAGCATCCCTCGTCGAGCGGTTCTATCTGCCGGTCGGGGAGGAGTGCCCGCCCGTCGAAACCCTCGCGGTTTTCTGCCGGGCGCACCGGATCGTGTTGGCGTACCCTTACCTGGGGGATGTGCGCGGTTCGGCGACGGGCGATAAAAAGGACCAAAATTTCGAGGACGAGTATCTCGACGAATTGATGGCGGCGCTGCCGTCACTGGGATTTGCGGCGGTGACTTACATGCCCTCCCGCAATACGGCCCGGCAGCTTGCGCGGGTGCAAGCGCTCTGCCGGCGGCACGGTCTCTTTGAGATTTCCGGCGAGGACATCAACCAGCCGCGCCAGAGCTTTGTCTGCGAGAAACTGGCGGAGCCGGCGTTCGCACACCTCTACGAGGCAGCTTGGGCGCTCATCGGGCACGAGGCGCGCACGACAAAGGGACTGGACGACGGTCTATTGGCGGGCACCGGCGATCTCGCCCGGCGTGTCGCGGTACTTGGCGCCTATGCCCGGGCGCTCTTTGACGAAACGTCGGCGTGA
- a CDS encoding SDR family NAD(P)-dependent oxidoreductase, which yields MNRLKDKVCVITGSAQGFGEGIAECLKAEGARVIIADRNRALAEQTAARLGEFAIGVDVGAETEVEALVRETMARFGRLDVFISNAGILQSGGLEDMDLKIFERMTHVNYTAFFLCVKYAARAMRAQRAQHPERSYDIIQINSKSGLEGSKKNFAYAGGKFGGIGLVQSFAKELVEDGIKVNAICPGNYFEGPLWADPEHGLFTQYLKAGKVPGARTAEDVRRFYESKVPMNRGCQPLDVTRAILYCVEQVYETGQAIPVTGGQNMLR from the coding sequence GTGAACAGGCTGAAAGACAAAGTATGCGTCATCACGGGTTCGGCGCAGGGCTTCGGCGAGGGCATCGCCGAATGTTTGAAAGCGGAAGGTGCGCGCGTGATCATCGCCGACCGCAACCGCGCGCTGGCGGAGCAGACGGCGGCGCGCCTGGGGGAATTTGCCATCGGCGTCGACGTGGGCGCCGAGACGGAGGTCGAAGCGCTGGTGCGGGAGACGATGGCGCGGTTCGGACGGCTGGATGTATTCATTTCCAACGCCGGCATCCTCCAATCGGGAGGACTGGAGGACATGGATCTTAAGATTTTTGAGCGGATGACGCACGTCAACTATACGGCGTTTTTCCTCTGCGTCAAGTATGCTGCGCGCGCCATGCGCGCGCAGCGCGCGCAGCATCCGGAGCGGAGTTACGACATCATCCAGATCAACTCCAAATCGGGCCTCGAGGGCTCCAAAAAAAACTTTGCGTACGCGGGCGGCAAGTTTGGCGGAATCGGACTGGTACAAAGTTTTGCCAAAGAATTGGTGGAAGACGGCATCAAGGTCAACGCCATCTGCCCCGGCAACTATTTCGAGGGGCCGCTCTGGGCAGACCCGGAGCACGGTCTGTTCACGCAGTATCTGAAAGCGGGCAAGGTGCCGGGCGCGCGGACGGCGGAAGATGTGCGCCGTTTTTATGAGAGCAAGGTGCCGATGAATCGGGGCTGCCAGCCGCTCGACGTGACACGGGCCATCCTGTACTGCGTCGAGCAAGTGTACGAAACAGGACAGGCCATCCCCGTTACGGGCGGACAGAACATGCTGAGATGA
- a CDS encoding zinc-binding dehydrogenase: MMETTAVRLYGRRDLRLERFVLPPIRDDEILAKIVSDSVCMSSHKAAEQGAAHKRVPADVGERPVIIGHEFCGAICEVGAKWRDLVRPGEKFSIQPALSDPGNVHAAPGYSFPYLGGDATYVILPAVVMERNCLLKYEGDAFFMGSLAEPASCIVGGFHVNYHTAPGSYEHQMGIRAGGNMALLAGVGPMGLGAIDYALHSDRRPGLLMVTDIDEARLTRAAALYPPDEARRQGVVLRYLNTKDVPDVPGALRAQTEDGRGFDDVFVYAPVAPVVEQADAILAYDGCLNFFAGPTDPAFAARFNFYNVHYMATHVAGNSGGNTDDMREALAMMAGGKLNPAAMITHVGGLDCVVDTTLRLPEIPGGKKLIYTHLSLPLTAVDEVGRRISPALGAIVERHGGLWHAEAEAWLLAHGRPLPG, from the coding sequence ATGATGGAGACAACGGCTGTGCGCCTGTATGGCAGACGGGACCTGAGACTGGAGCGCTTTGTGCTGCCGCCGATCCGGGATGATGAGATTTTGGCGAAGATCGTCTCGGACAGCGTGTGCATGTCGTCTCATAAGGCGGCGGAGCAGGGGGCGGCGCACAAGCGTGTGCCGGCGGATGTGGGCGAACGTCCTGTCATCATCGGCCATGAGTTCTGCGGGGCTATCTGTGAAGTGGGCGCCAAGTGGCGGGATCTGGTTCGTCCCGGGGAGAAGTTTTCAATTCAGCCGGCGCTGAGTGACCCCGGCAATGTGCATGCCGCGCCGGGCTATTCGTTTCCCTATCTTGGCGGCGACGCCACCTATGTAATTCTCCCGGCCGTAGTGATGGAGCGGAACTGTCTGCTGAAATACGAGGGCGACGCGTTCTTCATGGGGAGTCTCGCGGAGCCGGCCAGCTGTATTGTGGGGGGGTTTCACGTCAACTACCACACGGCGCCGGGCTCGTACGAACATCAGATGGGTATCCGCGCCGGCGGGAACATGGCGCTGCTGGCAGGGGTCGGGCCGATGGGGCTGGGGGCGATTGATTACGCGCTCCACAGCGACCGGCGACCGGGACTCCTGATGGTGACGGACATCGACGAGGCGCGGCTCACCCGCGCGGCGGCGCTGTATCCGCCGGACGAGGCCCGCCGGCAGGGGGTCGTGCTGCGCTATTTAAATACAAAGGACGTGCCGGACGTGCCGGGCGCCCTGCGGGCGCAAACGGAGGACGGACGCGGGTTTGACGACGTATTTGTGTACGCACCCGTCGCGCCCGTGGTGGAACAGGCGGACGCGATCCTCGCGTATGACGGCTGCTTGAATTTCTTTGCGGGGCCGACGGACCCCGCTTTCGCGGCGCGGTTTAACTTCTACAACGTACATTACATGGCGACGCACGTGGCGGGCAACTCCGGCGGCAATACGGACGACATGCGGGAGGCGCTCGCGATGATGGCGGGCGGCAAGCTGAACCCCGCGGCGATGATCACCCATGTGGGGGGCCTCGACTGCGTGGTCGACACGACGTTACGGCTGCCGGAAATCCCGGGTGGAAAGAAGTTGATCTACACGCATCTGTCACTGCCGCTCACCGCCGTAGACGAGGTGGGGCGGCGGATAAGCCCCGCCCTTGGCGCGATCGTCGAGCGGCACGGCGGATTGTGGCATGCGGAGGCGGAGGCCTGGCTGCTGGCGCACGGCCGTCCGCTGCCCGGCTGA